A genome region from Physeter macrocephalus isolate SW-GA chromosome 4, ASM283717v5, whole genome shotgun sequence includes the following:
- the LOC102987744 gene encoding bile acid receptor-like has translation MANNYVTASDGYCLAEPVQYYDILPEQINYQLYDTDFQESPYCQYSTVQFPPALQSQSLQSHFNTYSLDPQFSGGEYGLLSCELNKSTYVVAHDAEDGYPGIKRSRITHSSIRIKGQEELCVVCGDKASGYHYNALTCEGCKGFFRRSITKNAVYSCKNGGHCEMDMYMRRKCQECRLKKCKAVGMLEECLLTEIQCRSKRLRKNFKQKNNFYSNIKVEEEGIQESMELTQEEHQLINNIVAAHQKYTIPLEETERFLQGYANPELIFLRLSETAVLHIQRLMDFTKRLPGFENLTNEDQTALQKGSKTEVMFLHVAQIYSQKECLPSTSESKKGTMKISDHSDHLLNCHDQSGDRSAIYPMETFCNEDCPSAMLTGIAEEFITTLYYFCRRMSELCITNTEYALLAATTVFFSDRPCVKNKQHVENLQEPVLQILYKYSKIYHPEDPQHFARLIGRLTELRTLNHNYSEILSIWKTKDSKLASLLSEKWNLYSLC, from the exons ATGGCCAATAATTATGTCACTGCATCTGATGGGTATTGTCTTGCTGAACCAGTGCAGTACTACG ATATTTTGCCAGAACAAATCAATTATCAGCTGTACGACACTGATTTTCAAGAATCACCTTATTGCCAGTACTCTACTGTCCAGTTTCCTCCAGCTCTACAGTCCCAATCTTTACAAAGTCATTTCAACACTTATAGCTTGGATCCACAGTTCAGTGGTGGAGAGTATGGACTTCTTTCCTGTGAATTAAATAAATCCACTTACGTGGTTGCCCACGATGCTGAAGATGGTTACCCTGGAATAAAAAGGTCCAGAATAACTCATTCTTCCATTCGTATTAAGGGACAGGAAGAACTCTGTGTAGTTTGTGGTGATAAAGCATCAGGATATCATTACAATGCACTTACTTGTGAAGGTTGCAAAG GGTTTTTTCGACGTAGCATCACCAAAAATGCAGTATATAGTTGCAAGAATGGTGGTCACTGTGAAATGGACATGTACATGCGTAGAAAATGTCAAGAGTGCAGACTAAAAAAGTGTAAGGCAGTAGGAATGTTGGAAGAAT GTTTGCTCACAGAAATCCAATGCAGATCAAAGAGACTTCGAAAGAACTTTAAGCAGAAGAATAATTTTTACTCTAACAtcaaagtggaagaggaaggg ATTCAGGAGAGCATGGAACTAACTCAAGAGGAACATCAGCTCATTAACAACATTGTGGCCGCTcatcaaaaatatacaattccattagaagaaacagaaagattt CTGCAGGGATATGCAAATCCTGAACTTATCTTCTTGCGCCTCTCAGAGACAGCTGTCCTACATATACAGAGGTTAATGGATTTCACCAAGAGACTCCCAG GATTTGAAAATTTGACCAATGAGGATCAGACTGCATTACAGAAGGGATCAAAAACTGAAGTGATGTTCCTTCATGTGGCCCAAATTTACAGTCAAAAAGAATGTCTTCCATCAACTTCTGAAAGCAAAAAAG GTACTATGAAAATATCAGATCATTCAGATCATTTACTGAATTGTCATGATCAAAGTGGTGATAGAAGTGCTATTTATCCTATGGAAACATTTTGCAATGAAGATTGTCCTTCTGCTATGCTGACtg GTATTGCTGAAGAATTTATTACTACACTGTATTACTTCTGTAGAAGAATGAGTGAGCTTTGTATTACTAATACTGAATATGCTCTGCTTGCAGCCACAACAGTGTTTTTTTCAG ATCGTCCATGCGTTAAAAATAAGCAACATGTGGAAAATTTACAAGAACCAGTTTTACAAATTTTGtacaaatattcaaaaatttatcATCCAGAAGACCCACAGCATTTTGCTCGTCTCATAGGGAGGCTCACTGAACTGAGAACACTGAATCACAACTACTCAGAAATACTTAGCATTTGGAAAACAAAGGACTCCAAATTGGCTAGTTTACTCTCTGAGAAATGGAATTTGTATTCACTTTGCTGA